From Streptomyces sp. NBC_01460, a single genomic window includes:
- a CDS encoding ABC transporter permease translates to MRKFDKDRLILGFAGPVLALVVAFALSTLVLLISNRDPFELYRLLFEQVSYSDVQVLIINQAGTYYLAALAVAVGFRMNLFNIGVDGQYRLGAMVAALVGASVTLPGPLQIALIVVVAMLVGAFWAGIAGILKTTRGVSEVVATIMLNSISTSLIAWLILPKNFGDQAAGSNNLTTGEIPESGWFPGLSLSPEAGEIYGFTFVAAGCGLVYWLVLNRTRFGFDLRATGASESAAQASGVDAKKMILTSMLISGGIAGLVGMPTLLGDTHTYSLDFPVGLGFTGITIALLGRNHPLGIALSALLIAFLDKASSPLDQFGFEKEIATIMQGLIVISVVVSYELVRRYGTRRQQQKVGEELAAGHALTTEKEAAL, encoded by the coding sequence ATGAGGAAATTCGACAAGGACCGGCTGATCCTGGGCTTCGCCGGCCCGGTGCTCGCCCTGGTCGTCGCCTTCGCGCTCAGCACCCTGGTGCTGCTGATCTCGAACCGCGACCCGTTCGAGCTGTACCGGCTGCTGTTCGAGCAGGTGTCGTACAGCGACGTACAGGTCCTGATCATCAACCAGGCCGGGACGTACTACCTCGCCGCCCTCGCGGTCGCGGTCGGCTTCCGCATGAACCTCTTCAACATCGGGGTCGACGGGCAGTACCGCCTCGGCGCGATGGTGGCCGCCCTCGTGGGTGCCAGTGTCACCCTTCCCGGGCCGCTCCAGATCGCTCTCATCGTCGTCGTGGCGATGCTGGTGGGCGCCTTCTGGGCCGGTATCGCGGGCATCCTCAAGACCACGCGGGGTGTGAGCGAGGTCGTCGCGACGATCATGCTCAACTCCATCTCGACGTCGCTGATCGCCTGGCTGATCCTGCCGAAGAACTTCGGTGACCAGGCGGCGGGCTCCAACAACCTGACCACGGGCGAGATCCCGGAGTCCGGCTGGTTCCCGGGCCTGTCCCTGAGCCCCGAGGCCGGGGAGATCTACGGCTTCACCTTCGTCGCGGCCGGCTGCGGCCTCGTCTACTGGCTCGTCCTGAACCGCACCAGGTTCGGCTTCGACCTGCGCGCCACGGGTGCCAGCGAGAGCGCCGCCCAGGCCTCCGGTGTGGACGCCAAGAAGATGATCCTGACCTCGATGCTGATCTCCGGTGGGATCGCGGGACTCGTCGGCATGCCGACGCTGCTGGGTGACACGCACACCTACAGCCTCGACTTCCCCGTCGGCCTCGGCTTCACCGGCATCACCATCGCCCTGCTCGGCCGCAACCACCCGCTGGGCATCGCCCTCAGCGCGCTGCTGATCGCCTTCCTGGACAAGGCGTCCTCGCCGCTCGACCAGTTCGGCTTCGAGAAGGAGATCGCCACGATCATGCAGGGGCTGATCGTGATCTCCGTCGTCGTCAGCTACGAACTCGTCCGGCGTTACGGGACCCGCCGCCAGCAGCAGAAGGTCGGCGAGGAACTCGCCGCCGGCCACGCCCTCACCACCGAGAAGGAGGCGGCCCTGTGA
- a CDS encoding ABC transporter permease — MSTSKVSAARVAAPKGKGRRTLSLPAVLLIIAGALALVSLVRLISGADDVTSVGQVAGALELAVPIGLAGLGGLWAERAGVVNIGLEGMMILGTWFGAWAGFQWGPWVGVLFGIIGGALGGLLHAIITVTFGVNHIVSGVAVNILAVGVTRYLSNFTFADEPGGSSKQSPRLEEIDKITVPGLSDWMQDLQQHHWFFVSDLAGIIGGLVTGLSLLTVVALLLIPVTWWVLWRTSFGLRLRSCGESPVAAETLGVNVYKYKYIAVTISGGLAGLGGAFLSLVATSIYQEGQTGGRGYIGLAAMIFGNWMPGGMALGAGLFGFTDSLKLRGGAENVHAMLLLLAILLVIVVFWQLYRKKYLTALISAVISALLFTWYGLTDQVPSQFVDAAPYVTTLLVLALSAQRLRMPKADGVPYRKGEGK, encoded by the coding sequence GTGAGCACCAGCAAAGTCTCCGCCGCACGCGTCGCCGCCCCGAAGGGCAAAGGCCGGCGCACGCTCTCCCTGCCCGCCGTCCTCCTGATCATCGCCGGTGCGCTCGCCCTCGTCTCGCTGGTGCGCCTCATCAGCGGCGCGGACGACGTGACCTCGGTCGGGCAGGTGGCCGGCGCCCTTGAGCTGGCCGTCCCGATCGGTCTGGCCGGTCTCGGCGGACTCTGGGCCGAGCGGGCCGGTGTCGTCAACATCGGCCTCGAGGGCATGATGATCCTCGGCACCTGGTTCGGTGCCTGGGCCGGTTTCCAGTGGGGCCCCTGGGTGGGCGTCCTCTTCGGCATCATCGGCGGCGCCCTCGGCGGGCTGCTGCACGCGATCATCACCGTCACCTTCGGCGTGAACCACATCGTCTCCGGTGTGGCCGTCAACATCCTCGCCGTCGGCGTCACCCGCTACCTCTCCAACTTCACCTTCGCCGACGAGCCCGGCGGGTCCTCCAAGCAGTCCCCGCGGCTGGAGGAGATCGACAAGATCACCGTCCCGGGGCTGTCGGACTGGATGCAGGACCTGCAGCAACACCACTGGTTCTTCGTCTCCGACCTCGCCGGCATCATCGGCGGCCTGGTCACCGGACTGTCGCTGCTGACCGTCGTCGCCCTGCTGCTGATCCCCGTCACCTGGTGGGTGCTGTGGCGCACCTCGTTCGGTCTGCGGCTCCGCTCCTGCGGTGAGAGCCCGGTCGCGGCCGAGACCCTCGGCGTGAACGTCTACAAGTACAAGTACATCGCGGTGACGATCTCGGGCGGGCTGGCCGGACTCGGCGGCGCGTTCCTCTCGCTCGTCGCCACCAGCATCTACCAGGAGGGCCAGACCGGCGGCCGCGGATACATCGGCCTCGCCGCCATGATCTTCGGCAACTGGATGCCCGGCGGCATGGCACTCGGCGCGGGCCTCTTCGGCTTCACCGACAGCCTCAAGCTCCGCGGCGGAGCCGAGAACGTCCACGCGATGCTGCTGCTCCTGGCGATCCTGCTGGTGATCGTCGTGTTCTGGCAGCTGTACCGGAAGAAGTACCTGACCGCGCTGATCTCGGCGGTCATCTCCGCCCTGCTCTTCACCTGGTACGGCCTGACGGACCAGGTCCCGAGCCAGTTCGTCGACGCCGCGCCGTACGTCACGACGCTGCTGGTGCTCGCCCTGTCCGCGCAGAGGCTGCGCATGCCGAAGGCCGACGGAGTGCCGTACCGCAAGGGCGAGGGCAAGTGA
- a CDS encoding cytidine deaminase — protein sequence MTTPTRPVDWEALREAARDAMSRAYAPYSGYPVGVAALVDDGRTITGCNVENASYGISLCAECGLVSRLADTGGGRLTHFTCVDGTGSVLVPCGRCRQLLYEFGGPELVLETPDGLRTLDEMLPQSFGPQHLG from the coding sequence GTGACGACCCCGACGCGGCCCGTCGACTGGGAGGCCCTGCGCGAGGCCGCCCGGGACGCCATGTCCCGGGCGTACGCCCCGTATTCGGGTTACCCGGTCGGGGTGGCGGCCCTCGTCGACGACGGCCGCACGATCACCGGGTGCAACGTCGAGAACGCCTCGTACGGCATCAGTCTGTGCGCCGAGTGCGGGCTGGTCTCGCGGCTCGCGGACACGGGCGGCGGCCGGCTGACCCACTTCACCTGCGTCGACGGCACCGGCTCCGTGCTCGTGCCGTGCGGCCGGTGCCGGCAGCTGCTGTACGAGTTCGGCGGGCCCGAGCTCGTGCTCGAGACGCCGGACGGGCTCCGTACGCTCGACGAGATGCTGCCGCAGTCGTTCGGACCGCAGCACCTGGGGTGA
- a CDS encoding thymidine phosphorylase encodes MDAISVIRTKRDRGELSPEQIDWVIDAYTRGEVADEQMSALAMAILLNGMNRTEIARWTAAMIASGERMDFGALSRPTTDKHSTGGVGDKITLPLAPLVAACGAAVPQLSGRGLGHTGGTLDKLESIPGWRAHLSNAEMLDVLDTTGAVICAAGDGLAPADKKLYALRDVTGTVEAIPLIASSIMSKKIAEGTGALVLDVKVGSGAFMKTIEDARELASTMVALGTDSGVRTVALLTDMATPLGLTAGNALEVRESVEVLAGGGPQDVIDLTLALAREMLDAAGLKDADPEKALADGSAMDVWRRMISAQGGDPDAALPVAREQHVISAPSSGVLTRLDAYDVGVAAWRLGAGRARKEDPVQAGAGIELHAKPGDTVTEGQPLLTLHTDTPEKFEYALKALPGSYDIAPAGTPFTATPVVRERIA; translated from the coding sequence ATGGACGCCATCTCCGTCATCCGCACCAAGCGGGACCGCGGCGAGCTCAGCCCCGAGCAGATCGACTGGGTCATCGACGCGTACACCCGCGGCGAGGTCGCCGACGAGCAGATGTCCGCGCTGGCCATGGCGATCCTGCTGAACGGCATGAACCGCACGGAGATCGCCCGCTGGACCGCCGCGATGATCGCCTCCGGCGAGCGGATGGACTTCGGCGCGCTCTCCCGCCCGACCACCGACAAGCACTCCACCGGCGGCGTCGGCGACAAGATCACCCTGCCGCTCGCCCCGCTGGTCGCCGCCTGCGGCGCCGCCGTGCCGCAGCTCAGCGGCCGGGGTCTCGGCCACACCGGCGGCACCCTCGACAAGCTGGAGTCCATCCCCGGCTGGCGGGCCCACCTCTCCAACGCCGAGATGCTCGACGTGCTGGACACCACCGGCGCGGTGATCTGCGCGGCCGGTGACGGCCTGGCACCCGCCGACAAGAAGCTGTACGCGCTGCGCGACGTCACCGGCACCGTCGAGGCGATCCCGCTCATCGCCAGCTCGATCATGTCCAAGAAGATCGCCGAGGGCACGGGCGCGCTCGTCCTGGACGTCAAGGTCGGCTCCGGCGCCTTCATGAAGACGATCGAGGACGCCCGCGAACTGGCCTCCACCATGGTCGCGCTGGGCACCGACAGCGGCGTACGCACCGTCGCACTGCTCACCGACATGGCCACCCCGCTCGGCCTCACCGCCGGGAACGCCCTGGAGGTCCGCGAGTCCGTCGAGGTCCTCGCCGGCGGCGGCCCGCAGGACGTCATCGACCTGACCCTGGCGCTCGCCCGCGAGATGCTCGACGCCGCCGGGCTCAAGGACGCCGACCCGGAGAAGGCCCTGGCCGACGGCTCCGCGATGGACGTCTGGCGCCGCATGATCTCCGCCCAGGGCGGCGACCCGGACGCCGCGCTTCCCGTCGCCCGCGAGCAGCACGTGATCAGCGCCCCGTCCTCGGGCGTGCTGACCCGCCTCGACGCGTACGACGTCGGCGTCGCCGCCTGGCGCCTCGGCGCGGGCCGGGCCCGCAAGGAGGACCCGGTGCAGGCGGGTGCGGGCATCGAGCTGCACGCGAAGCCGGGGGACACGGTGACCGAGGGCCAGCCGCTGCTGACCCTGCACACGGACACCCCCGAGAAGTTCGAGTACGCGCTGAAGGCCCTGCCCGGCTCGTACGACATCGCCCCGGCCGGCACCCCCTTCACCGCCACGCCGGTGGTGCGGGAACGTATCGCCTGA
- a CDS encoding Uma2 family endonuclease: MSALTVDPGPGHGQDWDDLVRIWEETDAPEGCKVEIIEGIVTVSPPPSKDHNTTAELLQRRLYAVIPEEWGIYQTLGVSVPGRAGLYIPDLVVLPRAVASGPGNRVPAEAVRLVVEITSPANANHDRIGKAHGYAKAGIELFLLLDPWHTGRPTATLYGEPSDGTYRVLEAVEYGETLTLPKPFGLDLDTGILPVS, from the coding sequence ATGAGCGCACTCACCGTCGATCCCGGGCCGGGCCACGGCCAGGACTGGGACGACCTCGTCCGGATCTGGGAGGAGACGGACGCACCCGAGGGCTGCAAGGTGGAGATCATCGAGGGGATCGTCACCGTGTCGCCACCGCCGTCCAAGGACCACAACACCACTGCGGAGCTGCTCCAGCGCAGGCTGTATGCCGTCATCCCGGAGGAGTGGGGGATCTACCAGACGCTCGGTGTCTCCGTACCCGGACGGGCCGGTCTCTACATCCCCGATCTCGTCGTCCTGCCCAGGGCCGTCGCGTCCGGGCCCGGGAATCGCGTACCGGCGGAGGCTGTCAGGCTCGTCGTGGAGATCACCTCACCGGCCAACGCCAACCACGACCGCATCGGCAAGGCGCACGGGTACGCGAAGGCCGGCATCGAACTGTTCCTGCTGCTCGATCCCTGGCACACCGGCCGCCCGACCGCGACCCTGTACGGGGAGCCGAGCGACGGCACCTACCGGGTCCTGGAAGCGGTCGAGTACGGCGAGACACTGACGCTGCCCAAGCCCTTCGGCCTGGATCTGGACACCGGAATCCTCCCGGTGAGCTGA
- a CDS encoding STAS domain-containing protein: MSFGHPAGLPGVDAMTPNALVLTGRVTRADVPGLCAELEALLAHVPGTAVVDCDVGGVVRPDLALVEAIARLGLVARRAGGVELRLRNVPLELGALLGLVGLTDVVGNVRSAPE, translated from the coding sequence ATGAGTTTCGGGCATCCCGCCGGTCTCCCTGGTGTGGATGCCATGACTCCGAACGCCCTCGTCCTCACCGGCCGCGTCACCCGCGCCGATGTGCCGGGCCTCTGTGCAGAGCTGGAGGCCCTGCTCGCCCACGTCCCCGGAACCGCCGTGGTGGACTGCGACGTGGGCGGGGTGGTGCGCCCGGATCTCGCCCTCGTCGAGGCGATCGCCCGGCTGGGGCTCGTCGCGCGCAGAGCCGGAGGGGTCGAGCTGCGGCTGCGCAACGTCCCGCTCGAACTCGGGGCGCTGCTCGGCCTGGTGGGGCTGACCGACGTGGTGGGTAACGTCCGGTCGGCCCCGGAGTGA